One Citrus sinensis cultivar Valencia sweet orange chromosome 5, DVS_A1.0, whole genome shotgun sequence genomic window, CACAAATTTCTCTGCATCCGTGAAAGAGCTTGACGGATTTACAGCTTTGGCCGATGTGTCCTTGACATTCTGTACATCTTTGGCTGGCTTCATGGCTTTCTCTgcatcaaaaaagaaaacagagaaCTGCAGGTTCAGAAGCTCAATTGACACAGCATAAGCATTACAATTCTTGTACATACAAATGAGAGAGCCTGTTATTATTGTGAGATAGAACTATTGACATCAATATCACCTAACTGggctaaataaaattagattctTTCAATGTCCACAGATGAGCATGGTGCAAATTTACCTGTGGCTGCTTTGGAGTTATTATTTGCATTGACATAACTTCCACCAGCACTTTGCACGGCGGATGCTTGCTCAGGAAGATCAGGCAGAACCGTAGAAGCAGATGGAACAAAAGCAGCGAGGTCGGGAGGCTGGTCCTTCCCGACTGCAGGGTTAGCCTACAAGCAATATAGATATACTTTAATAGACAATCTAACACAACTATTTGGTAAAATGGACAACAAACTACTGAAGTCACCTCCAGGTCAACATATGCTGGGTCTCTGCCAATTGATTTGAGAAACTTGTCAAGATCATTGGTGTTAAGAGCTGGAAACAGCAAAGATACATGAGAAATCAGatgctttttaaaaaactaaaatttggaATTAACTCAGAACAATTAAACCGGTGACAGCCTATAGAAATACTTTTCACTTACAGATTGACATGTCATTGGACAATGGGTGGAAGAAGCATCGATCCTGAGCTTTGAATCCTTTATCCAACAACAGTGCAACATCTCTTCACATGAGAAAGTTATAAGATAACATGCATATTAGATAAGcatgtaaaaaaaaactattagaaTAAGACATGCATGCcaatttttgttatgttaaAACACAGACTTTTTACATTGGGTCTtttggaaacaaaaaaaataagccTAAGAACTCATAAAAGATAAATCAGGCTCAATTCTCATAACCACCAGCATGCTTGGTTCTCATCACCAGCATCTTTTTACCGTAGCCTTTCTACATGGTAATCTTGCACCCTCTATTTCATCTTCTCATGTATCTAACAACTTATCTATCAtgctattaaaaaatatgtgaaattaaGCTATTCTACAGCCAGGAGGAAATTGACCATTACACAACGATTCAACTGTGAGTCAACAATTGAATAACATGGTGTATCTAAATACTGAGAAAGCAGCAGCAAAAAGTAGAAACTGCCGGATCTTGCCTTTACAAATATGaagctattttaatttattagaaattaaacaaacactACATGCAACCATGCCAACAATATGAACTGCATAAGATTGAAACCATTCaaactaaaaacaaaacttcaaattgGAGGCaagcaaaacaatttgtatTCTGAACAGATTAAAAATCAACCATAAAAACAGGGAGTACAATGCAAAGTCTGGTCAAAATGAAGAGTTAATGCATACCGTGCAGATTCATTCACCAGTGCAAATGGAGTAACGCTTCCCAACGGCACCTTGAACAGTAAGCACATGCAAACCATCAGCCATTATGATTTATCTTCCTCCAAGTTCAATAACAAGTCATATATCACTTAGCCAAAACATGGAAACTCTCCCTTAATACAATAACCTAATATTAATATAGCAGAAAAGCATAAAATCAAAGTACAATATGTCTAAAGAACGTGGAAATTCTCTGCAAGCATCTTTACTCCCAACCGAATAATAATCAAACTGACAACAAAGTCTAATAgcgttaattttaatatgttgaaCTAATGGATTACACATTATCCCAGAATTCGATCAAGCAACCAGTAACTTTGGGCCTCTACTTGTAGTCAACGAAGGAAACATGTTCCGATCAATTTTCTTCCAAGAGCGAAACATCGGAAAAGATAAGAGAAGAAAGCCTATTTTCCTTTGATAATAGTTtccaataaaagaaaaatttgttgCTCAAACAGGTAAATAAGGGCGTTCACTCTTCAAACTGgtaaaatttatatgttaGAAATTAGAATCTAACATCAGTTTATAAAAGTTATAACCAAAACTGCGCAATAATCACACACCCACCTTAAGTATTTCAAGCATTGTCTCCTCAGGAGCCATCCTCAAGCCTCCCTTTCCCAGACCAAGTCTTTGAGATAAAACTGTTCAGACATGGGGGCCACAAAGAACTCTCATTAACTATCAGGAAGTATTTAACCACTCATGAGCGGAAACTAataacatgaaagaaaaatatgtgcGTGTCAATGCCGCCTCAATGTGCTCGTTTAAGCTTGTTATGTGATACTATACTCTATACCTTTCATATCTACTTTTGTATCTGCCAATGCAGAAACAATATAGAACCTATGTTTCTTGTCCTGCAAAAACAAGCATTTGAAATCATTCTTTCAGAAATGTggaaggtaaaaaaaaagaaagatctATGGCTAGAACATTGAACAAATAACAGTCTCACATCAATATTGAGTATTATATTGCACCTTCAAGAACAAATTTTTACTGAGTCCGCCTCCTATGTTCCCAACATACTTTGCCtgaaagagaaacaaaattccTGCTGAAGTGTCTATGACCGACCATGCAAGGTGTGggtgttagaaaatatattagcCAACCTCAGCATTCTTGTCTTACCTGAGCTTCAACTGTCATAACAGCAGGGTGCTCATATTgagaaaattcaatttgaagaTCCTAAAAATCCAAATATGCATGTTATTAACagaatttaaaagatagaCACTGCAACCTATAAAGAAGACTGCACAGAGAAATCTATGTGATGCATAGAACGTTCAACAGAATATCCCCATACTCTAATTAAAACATGTCTAAATTGATCTACCAATCAAAGGTACCAATAGATCATTTTCTCCCTCCCCCCCACCCCTCCCCCTTTTTTACTAGGATAATGACACCATAGAAGCCATCGAATAACAGAACCCaattcaggaaaaaaaaaaaaaatcctagcatgcccaaacaaaacaaaaataaatctagTCTCCTGTGAATTTTTCCCACTAAATGCGTTTGACCGTGAGAGAGGTTGTTGTTCTTTCCTATTAATTAGACAAAGGTTGTAAATATTTAGTGGTCCAGTAGAATCATTTCAATCATATTGAGGGATATTAGTATCCACTATTTTCTccaattgtttattttattttatttttcactttctcAAGTTTCAATTTTACATTGTATGACCCACCCTTAGCTTCTAACTTTTGTCAACAATCAATAACCGACATTAACAAAGTTTCTTCTTCACCAAGTTCAAATGCATAACTTCTATCATGCAACAGCTAATGGCATTAGACCCTAGTTTAGTACAATCTTTGGGCTACATCTAAGGGCATTACCGTAGCATCGTATCATCCGGTTATATCATTCTTATCACCAATATAACAATTATTGAAGCAATAACTCTCCACATTAGGCACAAGACCATCATTGACTAAACCAATTACCAATGTGGGATAACTTTTAACTCCCATGCGAACAACAAATATCCtaagaaaatttatacatttacAGCCAGctcaatttaaaaaaggaGCTTGCTAACTAAACAATGACATATTGCTTTACAAGTAGAAGTTAAAACAGTGTAGTCTTTTCcaagatgaaaaaataataaacaaataattcaacaaATTCACATCCAAATATGTACTGCATAGAAATGGGACGTTTATGACAATATCAGCCTAAAatcatgaaataattaaactgATTATAATCGCAATTATAGTCACGTGGCATATAATCTAGCGGGAAAATAATGAGAAACCAGGTTGAATTTAACACAAAATCATAGAACAAAATTGAGATCCTAGCTCCTAAAACAAATTGACGAAGACGAAAG contains:
- the LOC102621756 gene encoding uncharacterized protein LOC102621756 isoform X2, yielding MAYSKDQLLARLKDLQIEFSQYEHPAVMTVEAQAKYVGNIGGGLSKNLFLKDKKHRFYIVSALADTKVDMKVLSQRLGLGKGGLRMAPEETMLEILKVPLGSVTPFALVNESARDVALLLDKGFKAQDRCFFHPLSNDMSISLNTNDLDKFLKSIGRDPAYVDLEANPAVGKDQPPDLAAFVPSASTVLPDLPEQASAVQSAGGSYVNANNNSKAATEKAMKPAKDVQNVKDTSAKAVNPSSSFTDAEKFVEEILDRISAKLLSETKEGNITQQGQELGNEIANRLRKCYYPELKNLATIFKNTAYTQGFHAGKASSLTQCPRT
- the LOC102621756 gene encoding uncharacterized protein LOC102621756 isoform X1, with product MAYSKDQLLARLKDLQIEFSQYEHPAVMTVEAQAKYVGNIGGGLSKNLFLKDKKHRFYIVSALADTKVDMKVLSQRLGLGKGGLRMAPEETMLEILKVPLGSVTPFALVNESARDVALLLDKGFKAQDRCFFHPLSNDMSISLNTNDLDKFLKSIGRDPAYVDLEANPAVGKDQPPDLAAFVPSASTVLPDLPEQASAVQSAGGSYVNANNNSKAATEKAMKPAKDVQNVKDTSAKAVNPSSSFTDAEKFVEEILDRISAKLLSEKLFMQTKEGNITQQGQELGNEIANRLRKCYYPELKNLATIFKNTAYTQGFHAGKASSLTQCPRT